The sequence CCACCCAACCTCCCCGAGGAGGATGGCTTTAAAAACAAAAAAGCGAAAGGCTAAGCCTTTCGCTTTTTTGTTTATCCCCCCATCGTCATTCTGAGTGAAACGAAGAATCCCCGATAAGCAGGGCGACAATGCATGTTTGGGATGTTTCGCTCCCGCTCAACATGACGGGTTGGTGGAGCGCACGTAAACTAACCAAGGAAAACTCACCCGGTCGTTGCTGCGCTCGACCACCCTCTCTTCGCTACGCGTAAAGAGGGATAGGGTTATCGGATACTGCTCCTGCCCGCTGCCCCGCGCAGCGAAGAGAGGGCCGACCAGCGTAGCGTAGTCGGGGTGAGTAAATCTACTCCAACCCAAAACAATGCCTGCATCTCGGCTCATAACTTTCCATCTCCCCCAAAAGTATCTTAGCCTCACTTGGCACCAGGCGATAGCTGTACAGTGCCTCGTTACCACATTTAACGCACACGGCGTGCACCTTGGTCACACTTTCGGCAATAGCCATCAATGCGGGCATAGGGCCAAACGGTCTTCCCTGGAAATCCATATCCAAGCCGGCGATGATCACCCTAACACCCTTATTGGCCAGTGTACTACATACATAAGGCAGTTCATCATCAAAAAACTGGGCCTCATCAATACCTACCACCTGCACATGGCCGCCTAACAGCAAAATGGCCGATGAACTGTCGACCGGGGTACTTGGTATGGAAACATGATTATGCGATACCACTTCGGTTTCGTGGTAGCGGGTATCGGTTTTGGGTTTAAATATCTCTACGTTTAACCGGGCTATCTGCGCGCGTCTTAACCGGCGGATCAGTTCTTCGGTTTTACCCGAAAACATCGATCCGCATATCACCTCTATGCTTCCGCCAAGTTCGCTACGTCTTTTAAAAACCTCTTCGTTAAACAGCATTTACAAATATCTTAGAGGGGTCTAATATCCGAAATTTAATGTTATTTTTGAATTGCATAATACCAAATTATATCCATGAAGCAGCAGGACGTATTTAAAAAGATAGGTGGGATCATCACGGAAATAAACGAACAATACGAATATCTTCAATCGGTAAACGGCATATCCAACGATCTGGAACTGGAATTGCTGATGGCCAACGCCCACTTCCTGTCCGACCATATCGAGATCCTGCGCAAGCTAAACGTACAGGCCGCTAAGGCACAGGAGGTCGCTGCCAGGGAAGCGCCGGTCCCCGAAGTTAAACCAGAACCCCTTATTGAATTAAAGCCCGAACCAGGGCCTGAGACTAAACCCGAGCCAAAAAATACGCCCGAGCCTCAATATTTTCAACCATTCACGTCAGAGCCCGAGGAAGCGGAAGAATCAGTGGCAGAAATCGAAGAAGAGGAAGAGGCCCCAGTTTTTGAATTTAATATTGATAACCAAATAGAAGCTCCCGAAGAAGAGGAAGCACCCGAACCGGAGCCAGCCCCGGCGCCTATTCGCCACGAACTTACTTTAGAAGATATTGGCGAAGATTGGGACGAGGATGAGGACGAAAACGACCAAAGCGAAGTGGAGACCGGGTTAGCCCCCGAAGAAGTGAAGGCTGTTAAAGCCATCCCCGCAACGCCAATTCCCGAACCGGCTAAACCCACACCTGCCCCCGAGCCCGTGATAGAAGAACCGGTGGCAGTGCACCCAAAGGAAAGGCCCAAACAGACACCCGAGCCTATTGCAGAAAAGCACACGCAGATCATGGTGGCCGAAGAAGAGATCATTACCATCAACCAGCGCATGTCGGCACAAATGGCGGCTACCCGTGTGTCCGATCAATTGCAGCAACCGATCAACGATTTGAAAGGCGCCATCACACTTAACGATAAATTGCTGTACATCCGCGAGTTATTTAACGGCTACAGCCTGGCCTACAGCGAAGCCCTCGACCTGATGAACCGCATGCAAAGCTTTGAAGAAGCACAAACCTTCCTCAAGAACAGCTACGCCACCAAAAACAACTGGGCCGATAAGCAAGCCGTAGCCGATAAGTTTTACGCATTGCTACAACGCAGGTATTTGTAGGTTTTTTCAGTTCCCTCACCTGGGAGGGATGCGGCCGCCTGTGTGGTGGCAGGGAGGGGTTTCTACGTTTGCTACCCCTCAATGATCAATGACAGCTTAGCGGAATGACCTAATGACGTGAAGCTTTTGGGCGTTGCCTGCGGCCCGTGCTATCCGCTCATACTGCACAGGCATTGGCCACATGGTCGGTATCCGCTCCTATCACTAACGCGCAGAAACATGATCTGCGGGATATCAATTTGCAAATTCCGATGTTCCGGAGGGGACTACCTGTTTGTAGAACAAGAAAACAAACAGGTAGCCCCCCTAAGGCACAGAAAGGTGTGCCAAATATAACTCTGTATCTTCTCGGGTCTCTTACCAGAAACCCTATGTCCCCCCGTCATTGCAAGGTTCAAAGCAATCGGTCGATAAGCAAAGCAGACATACATAGCTTAGAGATCGCCCTTCCTTGCAATGACGTGGTGGAGGAATGTCGACACAAACGATAATTCCTAAAAAACATTTGTATATCTCATTTTTATCATTAATTTTGGTTAACCAATTTTTGGTTAACCAATTTACTATGCAAGATCAGCTTACCAAAACATTCCAGGCCGTTAAGGTAGAAAGCCCTGTCGACCAGATCATCAACCAGCTGCGCAACCTCATTAATACCGGCCAGCTAAAACCCGGCGACCGCTTGCCTGCCGAACGCATCCTGGCCGAACGCTTTGCCGTTGGCCGCAGTTATGTGCGCGAGGCTATCCTTAAACTGGAGTTTTA comes from Mucilaginibacter mali and encodes:
- a CDS encoding thymidine kinase, with protein sequence MLFNEEVFKRRSELGGSIEVICGSMFSGKTEELIRRLRRAQIARLNVEIFKPKTDTRYHETEVVSHNHVSIPSTPVDSSSAILLLGGHVQVVGIDEAQFFDDELPYVCSTLANKGVRVIIAGLDMDFQGRPFGPMPALMAIAESVTKVHAVCVKCGNEALYSYRLVPSEAKILLGEMESYEPRCRHCFGLE